Part of the Paraburkholderia sp. HP33-1 genome, GCGCCTTTTTTCCCGCCTCCGATACTGATGATGGTATCGGGATGAAAGTCGCCGTCGGCAATGCCTCGTTCGCGGCCTGTGGCCACGATCTGGTACAACATGCCCAGCATGCCCATGATAAACATGGGCTCGTGGCGCCGATCGAGCAATTGGTCGATGAACCGGCCGAAATCGGCTTGTACGCGTTCGCTCCGTTCGCGGCTTTCGTTCTGAAACGCCTCGATTTCGCTTGGCAGCGCGGTGCCGTCTGCGATCGCTCGTCGCATCCGTCCCATGCGCGTCATTTGCGCAGCACTCTGAGGCACATCCGACATATAGTGAAGGTCGCCCGGCATCGCAATCGATTCAGCAAACTTGGCCATTCGTTCCGTGCCGGTATAAGAGCCGGAAGAAGGCGTCAAGAGGAACACGGGATAACGCCGTGACGGATCACGCATACCGCTCGCGGCCCACCGAATGCCCTGCGCGAGCAGCCGCCATCCAAGTTCCCGGTCAACTTCACTTTGGTAAATGAACGATTGTTTGCCCGACGTTCCGCTCGAACTCATAACGTAGTGCCCATTGCGGCGCAGCTCGTTGATCCAGTCGTCGAGATCGCGAATCGCGTCATAGTCGAGTCCGTCGATCTTGCGCGTCGTGAGCGTCTGCAGCCACGCAGTGAGATGGCGCCATTTGCCCTGCTCGATGAATGAATCCGGATAGCTCTTATATACGGCGTCAGCGAAGAGCAATGGAACTGCATCGCTCATGCTCTGCACCTCGACGACGCCAGCTTCGCTGGCCCGTTTGTCCAGGATGCGGATCTGCTGCCTTCGCTGTGCGAAGCGCTCGCCGACCGCCTGCAGTTGCATTGCATGGAGGTTTTCGGGGACATTGCGGAAAGGATCTGCAACGTCTGTGAGCGGTAGTAGCGCAGAAAGGGCTTGCATCACCGTGTCTCCTCCAGATTCGGACCGGCTTCTTCCGATACCCATTTCATGAAGCGATGGATTGGGAACATGCCGTCATGGGGATAGCCGCCGACACCGTCGGAGATCGACTCGCCCAGCGCCACCATGCGCTGGACGCCGGCACATGCCAGCGCATCGCGTACCTCGGTCACCCGGTGGGGCGGATAAATCCCGACCGTCTGCGTGGCGACGGTCGCGTGCCGGGCGCCATCGCGCAGACTTGTCACAGGAACAACGTTGACGGTCTTGCAAATGGGGTGGAAATCCACCATTTCGTCAGAACGAATGACGAGCCCCTTGCCGTTATAACCCCCGAATACACGATAAAGCGGCTCCATTTCACGCAGCACGTCCACGGCCTCGCGAATGTCGGCGGGCACGAGCGGACCTTGACCGTCGCCGTACCGATAGTCTTCGCCAAGTGCGAGCGCGAGGTGCTCGCAGTAGCGGTCGGCATCGTCTTCATCGCCTTCGACGAATTGATACCGGCTCGCATTGCACGCGTCCTGATTGAACGACAGTACGTCGGCTGCACCCGCGCGTGCGACCTCGCGCAGTACTTCATCGGATGCAAATGCTTCACGGCCGATCAGCGAGATCGATACCTTTGGGTCGAACGCAACCAGTTCAAGGCCGGGTCCAGCGTAGCGCATCGCATGCCGAACTGCGCTCTCGCCGCCCCATACAACAATTTTGTCGAAGTACTGCGGACGATAAAGGATCGACTCGACGTTTTCATCCCCACCGCGCCAGTATGCGGCGGAAAACGATCTGGTGACCGGATGATCCGGGTCGATTTCGGCCATGGTGCGCAGGATTGCAGTGGCTGTGAAAAGATCGTTCGAAGGCAGCTTGAGCAGGTGAACGCCTTTCGTAAGCGCTGAGCGCATGACGGTCATGGCTGCCACCATCGGCGAATTGCCTGCGAGGATGTGGACGAGGCGCGGTGGAAACGCGCGCAGGCGACTCGGGCGTCCACGCAGAGTGCGTGCCACCCAACCGTCGACAAGGCGCGCGTCTCCAAGACTCACGCGCAGTTCGTCCTCGATCACCTCACGTGCGAAAAGATTGGGAATGTCGCGATAGCAGTTTTCGAGGATCCGTCGCCCTAGCGGACTAACCTTGATCATCGATTCAAGCGCGGCCTGCATCAGCGGATTGACATCGAGGTGCAAACGCGGCCCGAGCTCAACGAGAAAGTCGATGATCTTCGAGACAGGAACATCGAAAGCAGGGCCGGACTCAGCGCGCGGCCACACAAGATCGTCCAATTCGATCCTGGGCGTGCAAAAACCTTGCCCCAGATCACGCGAAACGTGTCTGATGGCGCATCCTGTGACGGTGCGCCCGCGGTACACGTGAGGAACCGGCAGTGGTGCGAGGTCGGACTCCGGCGCAGGTATCGCGCTTTGCTTTACCGTTGTTTCGGTGTGCTCCATGAACAACTCCTTTTCAGTAGCAGGTACCCGTCGACTTCGGCGCCGACGTTGTTCGATTCGGAGGTTGATATCGCCAGTCAGCTCAGGTTGGCGACCATCCGATCGAGCAGGGTTCGGACAGTGTCAACTTCATCGACCGCGAAGCCGCGAAGCTGGCGATTGCTCGTTTCGACGATGAGCGGCAGAGTCTCTCGCAGCAACTGGCGGCCACTTGCCGTCAGTGCGAGCTCGACAGAACGTCTATCGGAAGTGCTACGGATCCGCTCGATCAATCCTCTTTTTTCGAGCGAATCGAGCTTGCGGGTCATGATGCTGCCGTCAGCGAGAAGTATTCGGCACAAGGCGGTGGGTGTACGAGCACGCTCGTCGAACAGCGCTTTCAAAATTCCCCACTGTATTGCTGAAAGTTTGCTCGCAGCGAGCTTACGGTCGATTTCCGCGCCAAGCAGAAGATGAACCATGTTCATCTTGAACGCGACGCTCTCTTCAGTACGGTATTCGTTCGGAGCGAGCGTATGTGCGGGTTCGGCGCCAGCGATGGCCCTCTCAAGCGTGGGGAATTCGGGTAGGTTCATCGATTACCTGCAAAAGGAATTTTTGCGTTTGCAAGCAACTATATGCACGTCATTCAAAATATGCAACGCACGGATAGGTGTGGTTTTCCCCATGTTGCGACCTGAAGGCCGTCTGCGCGACGATGCGCACGCGTGCTTTATCCGCAATCTTCGGGAGGAACCTTGTCTGAATCTGGTGTGATAAGTGACATGAGCTTGCCTGTCACTGTCGAGGCAGTGACGGCAGAGTGGCTTACTTCGGCGCTCGGATTCCGATTCCCCCGCGTCGAAGTGCGCTCGTGCAAGCACGTGGATGTACTACCGGGCACGTCGACCAAGGTCCGCGTGGCTCTGGAGTACAACGACGCGGGTCATACGATGGGGCTGCCGTCGCGAATGATCGTGAAGGGCGGCTTTGAGGAACATAGTCCGTCGATGAAGGAGATGTATCGCAATGAAATGCGCTTTTATCGCGACATACTCCCGTTCGTAAACATGAACGCACCGAAATGTTTTTATGCCGGCGCTGATCCTGACGCCTGGCAGGCCGTCGTGGTGATGGAAGACCTGACCGAACGTAACGTTCAGTTTTGCCGTGCTCAACAATCTCAGCGTTACGAACAGGTGGCCTTGCGTCTGAGTGCGATGGCGCGATACCACGCGCAAACGTGGAATAGCCGGGAATTCGACACTGGTGGTCGGCTTGAATGGGTCGGAGGGCGCTTTTCGGACTGGTCGTTGGAATACCAGAACCGCTACCTCGAGCCGGATGTCTGGGCGCATTACGTATCGTTGCCAAGAGGAGCGGCAGTAAGCCGGTATCTGCACGATCGGGACTGGATGGTGGCGGCGCTCGGACGCATTGCGCGCGAACATAAGCACAAACCGGTGTGTCTCATTCACGGCGATACGCACCTTGGAAATCTCTACGTCGAAGCTGACGGAGCACCAGGCTTTTTCGATGCTCAGGTTAGCCGCGCGCCCTGGAGCCTCGAGGTCGCTTACCACATAGGGTGCGCGCTCGATATCGAGGACCGCCGTTTGTGGGAGCGGTCGCTGCTTGAACACTATCTTTCGCAGTTGGCACTTAACGGCGTCAAAGCACCGGATTGGGACGAGGCGTGGGTCGACTATCGACGCGATCTCGCGTACGGATACTTCATTTTTTCGATCAACGAAACGCGTTTCCAGACGGAGGCGGTGAACACGGCATATGCGGCACGCTTTGGTGCCGCATTGGTGGATCATGGCGCGGTGGGCAAATCAATCTGATCCAAAGCCTATAATGCAACTAAAAGTTGCATTATAGGCTTGACAAGACTAAGCTCGACTATCAGCAGCGTCCTGGCGAGTGACGGATTGAACGGTAACGCGTATCTGCTCGCTCGGCCGCTCCAGATGACGTTCGACATAAATCAACCAATTACAGCATGCCCGCTCCGAGAATATTTCACCAACGTTTAAGCGGCAAGATCGCGATCGTGACCGGCGCAGGGTCGCTCGGTCAGGGTTTTGGCACGGGCAAGGCAATTGCCTGTCTTTTTGCGGCGGAGGGCGCGTCTGTCTGTCTCGTCGATCAGCAATACGAGCGGGCAGCGGAAACGCTCGCGCTGATCACGGAAGCGGGCGGCAGCGCGTTCGTATCTACCGGCGATATCACTGACGGCGCTATCTGTGCGCGCATTGTCGAAGAAACCGTTGAGCGGTATGGTGGTCTGGACATTCTCGTCAACAACGTCGGGGTCTCAGGCGCGCCGGGTCGGTTGCAGGATGTCGACGAGGTGTCCTGGGATCGCGTGATCGACGTCAATCTGAAGAGTGCGTTTTTGATGAGCCGAAGTGCGGTGTCGAAGATCGTGGCACGCGGAGGCGGGGCAATCGTCAATATCAGTTCGGTCGCGGGCATCCGCAGCCACGGGTCGGCGGCATATGGCTCGTCAAAGGCCGGAATGGTCGGTTTTACGCGTGAACTCGCGGTGATGTACGGCCGCGATCATGTTCGCGCCAACGCCATTGCTCCGGGGCATATTTTTACGCCGATGGTGCAGAGTATGCTTAGCGATAATGCTCGCGAACGCCGCCGCAAGATCGCACCACTTCCGTTGGAGGGGGATGCGTGGGACGTCGCAGCCGCCGCGCTGTTTCTCTCCAGCGATGAATCGCGATTCATTACCGGCACGTGCCTACCCGTGGACGGTGGTGTGACGGAAGTCGCGGCACTCGCGGCATACGATCTGGTTCAACAATAGCGGTCGATCTGTCGAATGTGTGCCTGGTCACCCGAAGCGGCTATTTGCGCGGAGCGTTCGGGGCGTCTTTTCTGGTAACTTAGCGTGGCTGAATTGACCCGCGTTACAGGAAACGGCACCTGTTTGGCGCTGGCACGGACCGTGAAGTTGCGCTCCATGCCAATCGCCGATTCGCTCGGCAACGCGTTTTTGCTATCCGACGAGCGGGGGTCTGAACCGATCGATAATCGCATGGGTGCTCGCAAGACTGCAGATTCGCTATTTGCCGCGTTAGCGGATGCTTCCCGACGACAACTGTTGACTCTGCTGAACGCGGGTGCGCGAAGCACAGCGGTACTGGCGCGTGAACTGAATATATCGCGTGCAGGAGTGACGGGGCACGTGAATGCGCTCGTCGAGGCTGGGTGGCTCGATGTCGCTTATGACGAGAATGGCGAGGCGTTCTATTCGAAGCGTTCTCAGGCCGAAGCCCAACTCCTGGCGGAATGCGTAGCGTTGCAGAAGCCCGAAGGTTCCGGGGCTTGCGATGCGTTGGACGAGAAGGCGGAGGCTTGGGCGCGCGAGTGGCCAACGGAAGACCCGAACGTCTATCTCATAGGGCAACGACTTCTACGACTGTCCGCCCACATCGATCGCGCACTCAAGGAAGCCGCCGCGAGTCAGGGCCTGCTTGCGGCCGAGCTGTTGCTGTTGGACACGCTTCTGGTTTCTGGGCCGCCGTACACCCAGTCTCCAACACAACTACAAAAACCACTGGCGATGACGCTCGGCGGCATCACGAAGTGTGTCAGCAGACTTGAACAGATGGGCTTAGTTGAGCGCATGCCGGATCCGGCGGATGGGCGTGGAATTCTTGTGCGAATGAAGTCGCACGCGCGCAAAGTTTTAAGGAATATTCTTCGTGAGAAGGAGTATGGAACCGACTGGGTCGCATCTAGTCACATGGCGCCTGAGCGGCGTGCGGCGCTCTCGATTTTGCTGCGAGAACTCCATCTCTTTGCGGACGCGGAAGCCGCACGTCGGTGTGTAGAGCGCGGCTGATCTAGTTTCGGCGATCACCGCTGCGTTGACACAGACTGACTCATCGCATCGCAGCTAGCAATAAGCGCGCAAGACACACGACCAGTCTCCGGCCAGCGTTCTCAACCGGCCCTCTTCTCCCCATTTGTTGCCTCGGACGCATCCGGTGGCAATCGACCACTCCAGAACAACGATGTGCTTCGGAGCGATAGCTCCGCGCCAACGCAATGGAGCGGGTGCTTTCTAGTGCTCTCTCGGTACAAATACCTGGACGAGCCACGATACTTTCCTAGTAAAGTATATTTCAGGTGCTTGATGACGACCAGGACATTCACGTCAAACGGAGATCCGAGCGATGAGGGCCGCATATTTCACGAGGGTAGGTTTGCCGATAGAAGTTAGGAGTGTTGCCGATCCTACTCCGGCATCTGGAGAAGTTGTGCTGAAGATTCACCGCTGCGGTATTTGCGGATCGGATCTTCACATGACGGATGGACACGCGCCACATTTCACGCTCCCGGAAAATTCGACACTCGGTCACGAATTCGCCGGCGAGGTGATTGCCGTGGGAAAGGGTGTAGAGAAGCTGAAGATGGGCGATGCTGTTACGGCGCTGCCGTTCGTCGGATGTGGGCATTGTGCGACCTGTCTTTCAGGGAAGCCCAACTTTTGCGCGGAGTTCAAAGGTGCCGCCGCCGGTTTCGCGCAGTATGCAGTCGTTGCCGAGCGTGTAACGACCCGGCTCCCCAAGACGCTGAGCATGGAGGACGGCGCACTGATCGAACCGATGGCGGTTGGCTTGCACGGCGTTGCGCTGGCAAAACTCCGGCCGGGCGCGAAAGTACTCGTGATTGGCGCGGGTCCAGTCGGGCTTGCAGCGACGTTCTGGGCTCGCCGCCTCGGTGCCGGACGCATCGTCGCGACCGCATCCTCCCGGCGTCGTGAAGCGCTTGCGCGGCAGATGGGCGCAGATGAGTTCGTGGTTCCGGAACAGGGGCAGGATCTTGCGGCGCTGGCTGGCGACGCTCTTAAAGGCCCACCAGACGTCGTTTTCGAGTGCGCAGGGCAGAAGGATCTGATTGCGCGGGCGATTCATTGCGTTAAGCCGCAGGGTGACGTCATAGTGCTCGGCTTCTGTACGGTGCTGGACCAATTTGTTCCCGCGGTTGCGGTGTGGAAGGAAGTGCGAATAAAGTTCGCTGTCACCTACAGCATGCACGAGTTCACTCACGTCGCAGACGTGTTCGACGCGGGTTGTGTCGAACCTCGGGCGATGATTACCGATCGCGTCTCTCTCGACGCGTTACCCGACGTGTTTGAAGCGCTGCGTGATCGCTCGACGCAATGCAAGGTAATGGTGAATCCGTGGCTGAGCTGAAATCCTGGCGCGACTATCTCTCCCAATTGGCAAACGCCGAGAGTCTGCTGGACTTGACAGAGACACCCAGCGATCCACAAACGCGCGCGGAGCTGTACCGGCAGTTCCAGATGAATCTCTCGCTTGCCTACTTCATCTACTTCCAATCCGATCCGCTTCATCCAGACTGGCTGCCTTTCCTCAATTCGGTCTTCATGTTGCAGCCGAATCCGGACGATACCTATTTCGTCGCACCTTTGCGAGGAGATCTGCGATACCGGCTAGTTGGAGAACGCGGCAGCGTGCATCTGCTGACGCTTGACATCGGCCGCGGCATCATGGGAACTACCGACGAAATTCACCCGCCCCTCGGTCAATTCGATTTCGATGATCTCGAGATTGGGGACGACGGCAGCTTCGAGATCCTGTTGAGCGCGCAGCGTCCTGCCGGGCACGACGGCAACTGGCTTGAACTGCACCCCGAAGCAGACTTCGCAATGCTGCGCCAGCGCTCTTATGCATGGGGAGCGGAGCGGGACGCACGAATCGCCATCGAGTGCCTCGATGCTCCTCTGATGAAGCCGCGGATGGACCACGAGAAGATCGCGACACGTACCAGCGAGCTGATGGACTACGCTGCGCGCTTGTCACGCCGATGGCTCGCGCATATGCAACAACTGCGCTCGCGAATCAATATAAACGAGTTCGAGTTTTTCGCCTTCGGTGGCGGTCTAGCGAAGCAGGCGTACTGGCAGGCCATTTTCGACTTCGATGGTGAAGAAGCGCTCATTCTCGAAACCGCGTTGCCGCAAACTCGCCGCTATTGGAATGTCCAGTTGAACGACGCTCTGTTCAACGCGCTTGACTATATCGATCACCAAAGCAGCCTCAATGGAGTACAGGCGCACGTCGACGAAGACGGTCATTTTCGCGCGGTGATTGCTCATCGGGATCCCGGTGTTATCAACTGGCTGGACACATGCGGGGTCAATCGCGGGACTGCGATAGGCAGATGGTATGGGTGCAGTTCCGAGCCAGTTCCGACGCTCAAGCGCGTGCCGCTTTCCGAGTTGCGCGATCACTTACCGGCCGGCACTCGCTTCGTAGAGGCAGGCGAGCGCGAGCGACTTCTGCGCGCGAGGCGCATAGGTGCGCAGCTACGACGGCGTTGGTAAGGACCGAATGGTTTTCAGGAGACAATAGATGTCACTACCAAAACGATTCACGGGCGCGGAAGAGGAGCTCCACGAGAGCGCGAGTGGGGCTGCTGGTTTAAGCGATTTCGGCTCGAGCGCTCAGTACATGCCGGGTCTGACGCAGCTTTTGAACGCCCTCGACGAGGACGGGCCGCGCTTTGCGCCGGGCGGACGCGAATTTGCATGGAATGCCGTTGTCGGCGCTTTAGTCTCGCGGCTGATGCTTGTAGAGGGCCTGCGCAAACATGCCGATGTTTGTTTGCAGACGCCGCGACGTCCGCTCGTCATCACTGGCATACCGAGAACGGGTACAACCGCTCTGCACAAGCTGCTTTCGGTGGATCCGCAATTTCAAGGCCTGGAAAAATGGCTCACTGTTTTTCCGCAACCACGGCCGCCGCGGGATACTTGGGCCGGCCATGCTCACTTTCGGGCGACCGAAGCCGGGCTCCAGGCCTTTTTCAAGTCGGCGCCAGAGATGCGAGCAGCGCACAACATCGTAGCCGACGAGGTAGATGAATGCCTCGAAATACTGAAGCAGGGCTTTTGCAGCAATCTGTGGGGCTCATCGTTCCGCGTACCTCAATATGACCGCTGGTGGCGCGAACAGAGCGAATTGCCGGCATATCACTATCTCGCAAAGACGATTAGTCTGATTGGCGTGTCCGACAGCGGAAAGACGTGGCTTTTGAAAAACCCAGGCCATCTGATGCAGTTGCCCGCGTTGTTCGAAGTCTTTCCCGATGCATGCGTCGTGCAGACTCATCGTGATCCAGTGGAGGCGCTGCCTTCGCTCGCTAGCGTGCTGGCGATGGCGCGTCGCGTTTCTGAGGGCGATCAGGTCGACAGGCAAGAGATCGGCAGGCGTGAACTCGATAACTGGGCGAGCGCCAGCGAAGCGGCGATTGCGGCGCGCGCATCGTTGCCGAAGAAGCAGTTCATCGATGTCAAGCAGGCCGACCTGCACGCCGACCCGATTGGCACAGTGAGGCGTATCTACGGTTACTTCGGCTTCCGATTGACCCCCGAAACGGTGGACGCGATGCGCCGACGCATTGAGGAGAGTCCTGAACGTGCCTATGGTGCGCATAAATATGCGGAGGACGAGTTCGGCCTTGCACCCGCTGCGGTCAGGGAACGCTTTTCCTGCTACATGACTACCTATGGGCTGCACTGATGAAAACGCTCTCGCTTTCGCCGTTCTCCGGTTTTCTACAGATTGCGTACGTCACAACAGATGTGGACGAGGCAATTGACCGATTCCGCACGCAGCAGAACGTGCCAATGTGGGCGCGTTTACCGGGCATTGAAATCGAGTCCATCGTGGGACGCCGCTGCAAGCTGAACATCGCTCTTGCGTTTGTCGGATCGATTCAGCTGGAATTGATTGAGCCGCTTTCGGGCGACGACCGCGTTTATCGTGATGCGCTGCCTCAAGACGGCTTCGCGATCCGCCATCATCACATAGCGCAGTTGATTGAGAGCGAAGCCGCTTTCGATACACAGCGTGAGGAAATGGCCGCCGCCGGTGTGCCGATCGTCGTCGACGGTCAGGCACCGGGCTCCGCTCGCTACTTCTACACAGATCATCGGGCGACGTTGGGGCACTATGTCGAGCATATCTGGTACACGCCTGCCGGGCTTGCTGCGATGGAACAGGTGCCCCGCAATGGAGTAGTCCAATGAACACTGTCAGCACCGCGCATTGGGTCGACGATGATCACCGCCTTGCGGTGCACATCGCTACGGTGGCTGGCAGCGCCTTAAATGCGATACGTGCGTCGGCAATCCTCACGGGCACACCGTTGGGAGCAGTTGGCGATGCAACCGCGAACGAACTCATTGCACACATTCTCGCTCAGACCCGGCCGGAAGACGGCTTTCTGTCGGAAGAGTCCGCGCCGGATCCAAAGCGATTAACCCTCGATCGTGTATGGGTGATCGACCCGCTCGATGGAACGCGCGAGTATGGCGAACGCATCGAGGGGCGCGAAGACTGGGCGGTTCATGTGGCGCTGACAGTTTGCGGCGAGCCTCGCGCTTGCGCCGTGGCGCTTCCGGCTCGTGGCGTGACATTTGGGACGCTGTCGCCGCCTGCGGTGCCGACACCGCCTGAAGGGCGGCTGAAAATTCTCGTGAGCCGTTCGCGCGCTCCGGAGCTGGCAAAGAGGGTTGTGCAACGCCTGGACGCTGAACTTATACCGATGGGCTCCGCAGGCGCAAAGGCAATGGCAGTACTGCGTGGCGAGGCTCACGCGTATCTTCATGCCGGTGGGCAGTACGAATGGGATTCGTGCGCACCGGTTGGCGTCGCGCTTGCGGCTGGCCTTCACGCCAGCCGCATTGACGGCAGCTCATGCATCTATAACGGGACTGACGTCGCGATGCCCGATCTACTGATTTGTCGTCGGGAAATTGCCAAAGTGATGCTCGGTGCCATCGCTGCCGCGCAGTGAAACTCCCTTGTACAAGGATTTTCCATGCCTTCATTGACTCATCTGCGGCGGCTGGAAGCCGAGAGCATTCATATTTTGCGAGAAGTCGTCGCCGAGGCGCAACGTCCAGTGATGCTCTACTCGATCGGCAAGGACAGCGCCTGCATGCTGCATCTGGCAAAAAAGGCGTTTTATCCGGCGTTCCCACCGTTTCCGCTTCTCCACGTCGATACCACCTGGAAATTCCGAGACATGTACGCGATGCGTGACCGCGTGGCTCAGGAGAGTGGGATGGAGCTGATCGTCCATCAGAACCCGGAAGCGAAGGAATTGGGGATCAACCCGTTCGATCACGGTTCGCAGGTTCACACCGACATGTGGAAGACGCAAGGCTTGAAGCAGGCGCTTGCCAAACACGGCTTCGATGCCGCCTTCGGAGGGGCTCGCAGAGACGAAGAGAAATCGCGTGCGAAAGAGCGAATCTTCTCGTTCCGTACGGCTACCCACCAGTGGGATCCGAAGAACCAGCGACCCGAATTGTGGCGTCTGTACAACGCGCGAAAGAGTAATGGCGAGTCAATTCGAGTGTTTCCTATCTCTAACTGGACCGAACTGGACGTCTGGCAGTACATCTACCTCGAAAGTATCCCCATCGTGCCGCTGTATTTCGCGGCGAGACGAACTGTGGTGAATCGGGACGGCACGCTGGTGATGGTGGACGATGACCGCATGCCGCTCAAGCCACGCGAGAGGGTCGAGGAAAAAATGGTGCGCTTCCGCACGCTTGGTTGCTATCCGTTGACCGGAGCGGTCGAGTCGAACGCCACAACCTTGCCGCAGATTATTCAGGAAATGCTGTTGACGACGACCTCCGAGCGACAGGGCCGCCTGATCGATCATGACGGCGCCGCATCGATGGAGAGGAAGAAACAGGAGGGGTACTTCTAATGGCACACGTCTCTGAACTGATCGGGACCGACATTGAACGGTATCTGACGCAGCACGAAACAAAAGGTCTTTTGCGTTTCATCACATGCGGGAGTGTGGATGACGGAAAAAGCACGCTGATTGGCCGATTACTCTACGAATCCAAGATGCTATTCGAGGACCAGCTCGCCGCGCTCGAAGCCGATTCGAAAACGGTCGGTACGCGTGGCGGAGAAATAGACTACGCGCTGCTGCTGGACGGCCTTGCCGCAGAGCGCGAGCAGGGCATCACCATCGACGTTGCCTACTGGTTTTTCTCGACCGACCGCCGCAAGTTCATCGTGGCCGATACGCCCGGGCACGTGCAATATACCCGGAACATGATAACCGGGGCCTCCACGGCCGATCTGGCCGTCCTCCTGGTGGATGCACGCAAAGGCGTGTTGCAGCAGACCCGCCGGCACAGCTACCTTTTGTCGCTGATCGGCATCCGCAACGTTGTTCTCGCGGTCAATAAAATGGACCTCGTCGCTTACTCGCGGGAACGATTCGACGAAATTTCGCGCGAATATGACGAATTTGCCGG contains:
- a CDS encoding 3'(2'),5'-bisphosphate nucleotidase CysQ, which translates into the protein MNTVSTAHWVDDDHRLAVHIATVAGSALNAIRASAILTGTPLGAVGDATANELIAHILAQTRPEDGFLSEESAPDPKRLTLDRVWVIDPLDGTREYGERIEGREDWAVHVALTVCGEPRACAVALPARGVTFGTLSPPAVPTPPEGRLKILVSRSRAPELAKRVVQRLDAELIPMGSAGAKAMAVLRGEAHAYLHAGGQYEWDSCAPVGVALAAGLHASRIDGSSCIYNGTDVAMPDLLICRREIAKVMLGAIAAAQ
- the cysD gene encoding sulfate adenylyltransferase subunit CysD; translated protein: MPSLTHLRRLEAESIHILREVVAEAQRPVMLYSIGKDSACMLHLAKKAFYPAFPPFPLLHVDTTWKFRDMYAMRDRVAQESGMELIVHQNPEAKELGINPFDHGSQVHTDMWKTQGLKQALAKHGFDAAFGGARRDEEKSRAKERIFSFRTATHQWDPKNQRPELWRLYNARKSNGESIRVFPISNWTELDVWQYIYLESIPIVPLYFAARRTVVNRDGTLVMVDDDRMPLKPRERVEEKMVRFRTLGCYPLTGAVESNATTLPQIIQEMLLTTTSERQGRLIDHDGAASMERKKQEGYF
- a CDS encoding VOC family protein, yielding MKTLSLSPFSGFLQIAYVTTDVDEAIDRFRTQQNVPMWARLPGIEIESIVGRRCKLNIALAFVGSIQLELIEPLSGDDRVYRDALPQDGFAIRHHHIAQLIESEAAFDTQREEMAAAGVPIVVDGQAPGSARYFYTDHRATLGHYVEHIWYTPAGLAAMEQVPRNGVVQ